A genome region from Aquila chrysaetos chrysaetos unplaced genomic scaffold, bAquChr1.4, whole genome shotgun sequence includes the following:
- the LOC115338528 gene encoding dynactin subunit 2-like isoform X2: protein MADPKYADLPGIARNEPDVYETSDVSEDDQADFEAELEELTSTSVEHLIINPNAAYEKFRDKRLGTKGVDFSDRIGKPRTTGYESGEYEILGEGLGAKETPQQRYQRLQHEVQELVREVEQIQSTVKEAAVEEELTPVALARQIEGVKQQLVSSHLEKLLGPAAAIDFADPESALAKRLLQQLEVVKCSKAAPGKTPAKALVPTGDGVSFELYWQPEQDHFAETAKITELEKRLAQLEATVRCEPDSQNPLLVGLKGTSLVETVQVLQAKVNILDLAVLDQVEARLQSVLGKVNEIAKHKATVQDADTQSKIHQIYEMMQRWDGVASTLPDVVQRLGTLRDLHEQGMQFRQVLMHLDTTQQEIAGALKDNTMLLAEVQKIMKENLAVVEDNFADIDARIKRLQK, encoded by the exons ATGGCCGACCCCAAATACGCCGACCTGCCCGGCATC GCCAGGAATGAACCTGACGTCTACGAGACCAGCGACGTGTCCGAGGATGACCAGGCCGACTTCGAGGCG GAGCTG GAGGAGCTCACCAGCACCAGCGTGGAGCACCTCATCATTAACCCCAACGCCGCGTACGAGAAGTTCCGGGACAAGCGTCTGGGCACCAAGGGAGTGG atTTCTCCGATCGCATCGGCAAGCCCAGGACAACGGGTTACGAGTCTGGGGAGTATGAAATT ctcGGCGAGGGTCTTGGTGCCAAAGAGACGCCCCAGCAGCGGTACCAGCGGCTGCAGCACGAGGTGCAGGAGCTGGTTAGGGAGGTGGAACAGATCCAG AGCACAGTGAAGGAGGCGGCAGTGGAGGAGGAGCTGACGCCCGTGGCCTTGGCCAGGCAGATCGAGGgtgtgaagcagcagctggtctCCAGCCACCTGGAGAAACTGCTGGGCCCTGCTGCAGCCATAGACTTTGCAGATCCTGAAAGTGCCCTGGCCAA GcgcctgctgcagcagctggaggtggtGAAGTGCAGCAAGGCGGCACCGGGGAAGACCCCCGCCAAAGCCCTGGTGCCCACCGGAGACGGCGTCAGCTTTGAGCTGTACTGGCAGCCGGAGCAGGACCACTTTGCCGAGACTGCCAAG ATCACAGAGCTGGAGAAGCGGCTGGCGCAGCTGGAGGCGACGGTGCGGTGCGAGCCCGACAGCCAG AACCCGCTGTTGGTGGGGCTGAAGGGCACCAGCCTCGTG GAGACCGTGCAGGTCCTGCAGGCCAAGGTGAACATCCTGGACCTGGCCGTGCTGGACCAAGTGGAAGCCCGGCTGCAG agcGTCCTGGGGAAAGTGAATGAAATTGCCAAGCACAAAGCAACCGTGCAAGATGCCGACACCCAGAGCAAG ATCCACCAGATCTACGAGATGATGCAGCGCTGGGACGGCGTGGCCAGCACCTTGCCCGATGTTGTGCAGAGGCTGGGGACCCTCAGGGACCTGCACGAGCAAG gcaTGCAGTTCAGGCAGGTCCTCATGCACTTGGACACCACGCAGCAGGAGATAGCGGGTGCTCTCAAGGACAACACCATGCTGCTGGCGGAG GTCCAGAagataatgaaagaaaacctgGCTGTTGTAGAGGACAACTTTGCGGATATAGATGCCCGTATCAAACGGCTGCAGAAGTGA
- the LOC115338528 gene encoding dynactin subunit 2-like isoform X3: protein MADPKYADLPGIARNEPDVYETSDVSEDDQADFEAEELTSTSVEHLIINPNAAYEKFRDKRLGTKGVDFSDRIGKPRTTGYESGEYEILGEGLGAKETPQQRYQRLQHEVQELVREVEQIQSTVKEAAVEEELTPVALARQIEGVKQQLVSSHLEKLLGPAAAIDFADPESALAKRLLQQLEVVKCSKAAPGKTPAKALVPTGDGVSFELYWQPEQDHFAETAKITELEKRLAQLEATVRCEPDSQNPLLVGLKGTSLVETVQVLQAKVNILDLAVLDQVEARLQSVLGKVNEIAKHKATVQDADTQSKIHQIYEMMQRWDGVASTLPDVVQRLGTLRDLHEQGMQFRQVLMHLDTTQQEIAGALKDNTMLLAEVQKIMKENLAVVEDNFADIDARIKRLQK, encoded by the exons ATGGCCGACCCCAAATACGCCGACCTGCCCGGCATC GCCAGGAATGAACCTGACGTCTACGAGACCAGCGACGTGTCCGAGGATGACCAGGCCGACTTCGAGGCG GAGGAGCTCACCAGCACCAGCGTGGAGCACCTCATCATTAACCCCAACGCCGCGTACGAGAAGTTCCGGGACAAGCGTCTGGGCACCAAGGGAGTGG atTTCTCCGATCGCATCGGCAAGCCCAGGACAACGGGTTACGAGTCTGGGGAGTATGAAATT ctcGGCGAGGGTCTTGGTGCCAAAGAGACGCCCCAGCAGCGGTACCAGCGGCTGCAGCACGAGGTGCAGGAGCTGGTTAGGGAGGTGGAACAGATCCAG AGCACAGTGAAGGAGGCGGCAGTGGAGGAGGAGCTGACGCCCGTGGCCTTGGCCAGGCAGATCGAGGgtgtgaagcagcagctggtctCCAGCCACCTGGAGAAACTGCTGGGCCCTGCTGCAGCCATAGACTTTGCAGATCCTGAAAGTGCCCTGGCCAA GcgcctgctgcagcagctggaggtggtGAAGTGCAGCAAGGCGGCACCGGGGAAGACCCCCGCCAAAGCCCTGGTGCCCACCGGAGACGGCGTCAGCTTTGAGCTGTACTGGCAGCCGGAGCAGGACCACTTTGCCGAGACTGCCAAG ATCACAGAGCTGGAGAAGCGGCTGGCGCAGCTGGAGGCGACGGTGCGGTGCGAGCCCGACAGCCAG AACCCGCTGTTGGTGGGGCTGAAGGGCACCAGCCTCGTG GAGACCGTGCAGGTCCTGCAGGCCAAGGTGAACATCCTGGACCTGGCCGTGCTGGACCAAGTGGAAGCCCGGCTGCAG agcGTCCTGGGGAAAGTGAATGAAATTGCCAAGCACAAAGCAACCGTGCAAGATGCCGACACCCAGAGCAAG ATCCACCAGATCTACGAGATGATGCAGCGCTGGGACGGCGTGGCCAGCACCTTGCCCGATGTTGTGCAGAGGCTGGGGACCCTCAGGGACCTGCACGAGCAAG gcaTGCAGTTCAGGCAGGTCCTCATGCACTTGGACACCACGCAGCAGGAGATAGCGGGTGCTCTCAAGGACAACACCATGCTGCTGGCGGAG GTCCAGAagataatgaaagaaaacctgGCTGTTGTAGAGGACAACTTTGCGGATATAGATGCCCGTATCAAACGGCTGCAGAAGTGA
- the LOC115338528 gene encoding dynactin subunit 2-like isoform X1: MADPKYADLPGIARNEPDVYETSDVSEDDQADFEAFAQELEELTSTSVEHLIINPNAAYEKFRDKRLGTKGVDFSDRIGKPRTTGYESGEYEILGEGLGAKETPQQRYQRLQHEVQELVREVEQIQSTVKEAAVEEELTPVALARQIEGVKQQLVSSHLEKLLGPAAAIDFADPESALAKRLLQQLEVVKCSKAAPGKTPAKALVPTGDGVSFELYWQPEQDHFAETAKITELEKRLAQLEATVRCEPDSQNPLLVGLKGTSLVETVQVLQAKVNILDLAVLDQVEARLQSVLGKVNEIAKHKATVQDADTQSKIHQIYEMMQRWDGVASTLPDVVQRLGTLRDLHEQGMQFRQVLMHLDTTQQEIAGALKDNTMLLAEVQKIMKENLAVVEDNFADIDARIKRLQK; encoded by the exons ATGGCCGACCCCAAATACGCCGACCTGCCCGGCATC GCCAGGAATGAACCTGACGTCTACGAGACCAGCGACGTGTCCGAGGATGACCAGGCCGACTTCGAGGCG TTTGCACAA GAGCTG GAGGAGCTCACCAGCACCAGCGTGGAGCACCTCATCATTAACCCCAACGCCGCGTACGAGAAGTTCCGGGACAAGCGTCTGGGCACCAAGGGAGTGG atTTCTCCGATCGCATCGGCAAGCCCAGGACAACGGGTTACGAGTCTGGGGAGTATGAAATT ctcGGCGAGGGTCTTGGTGCCAAAGAGACGCCCCAGCAGCGGTACCAGCGGCTGCAGCACGAGGTGCAGGAGCTGGTTAGGGAGGTGGAACAGATCCAG AGCACAGTGAAGGAGGCGGCAGTGGAGGAGGAGCTGACGCCCGTGGCCTTGGCCAGGCAGATCGAGGgtgtgaagcagcagctggtctCCAGCCACCTGGAGAAACTGCTGGGCCCTGCTGCAGCCATAGACTTTGCAGATCCTGAAAGTGCCCTGGCCAA GcgcctgctgcagcagctggaggtggtGAAGTGCAGCAAGGCGGCACCGGGGAAGACCCCCGCCAAAGCCCTGGTGCCCACCGGAGACGGCGTCAGCTTTGAGCTGTACTGGCAGCCGGAGCAGGACCACTTTGCCGAGACTGCCAAG ATCACAGAGCTGGAGAAGCGGCTGGCGCAGCTGGAGGCGACGGTGCGGTGCGAGCCCGACAGCCAG AACCCGCTGTTGGTGGGGCTGAAGGGCACCAGCCTCGTG GAGACCGTGCAGGTCCTGCAGGCCAAGGTGAACATCCTGGACCTGGCCGTGCTGGACCAAGTGGAAGCCCGGCTGCAG agcGTCCTGGGGAAAGTGAATGAAATTGCCAAGCACAAAGCAACCGTGCAAGATGCCGACACCCAGAGCAAG ATCCACCAGATCTACGAGATGATGCAGCGCTGGGACGGCGTGGCCAGCACCTTGCCCGATGTTGTGCAGAGGCTGGGGACCCTCAGGGACCTGCACGAGCAAG gcaTGCAGTTCAGGCAGGTCCTCATGCACTTGGACACCACGCAGCAGGAGATAGCGGGTGCTCTCAAGGACAACACCATGCTGCTGGCGGAG GTCCAGAagataatgaaagaaaacctgGCTGTTGTAGAGGACAACTTTGCGGATATAGATGCCCGTATCAAACGGCTGCAGAAGTGA